In Calditerricola satsumensis, the DNA window GATATGCAGTTTCAAGGCGTCCTCCTCCTTTCTGGGCACCGTCACTCCATCTTATGCAGGAGCGGCGGTTTTGCCTCGAAAGGAGCGCGATGCGTTTCGGTCAGCTCACCTGCCTGGCCGCCTCGGGATAGACGGGCGTGCCGTCGACGCGCACCCGGCGGCGGAAGGCCTCCGTCAGCCTGCGGGTGATGGGCCCAGGGACGCCGCTGCCAATCGTGCGGCCGTCCACCTCCACGACGGCGATGATCTCGGCCGCCGTTCCCGTCAAGAACACTTCGTCGGCCACGTAAACGTCATGGCGCGTGAATGGCTCTTCTTTGACGGTATAGCCCAACTCTTGCGCCAATTCCATCACCACCTGGCGGGTGATCCCTTCGAGGGCCCCGAGATAAGCGGGAGGCGTGCACAGAACGCCGCGGCGCACGATGAAGATGTTGTCGCCCGATCCCTCCGCTACATACCCGTCCTGGTTGAGCGTCAGCGCCTCGGCCACGCCGGCCAGGTTCGCCTCGATCTTGATAAGGACGTTGTTCAGGTAGTTGAGGGATTTGATTTTGGGGTTGAGGGCATCGGGGGCGTTGCGCCGCGTCGGCACGGTGATGACGCGGATGCCCTGTTCGTAGAGCTCCTTCGGCCACAGCCGGATCTGGCT includes these proteins:
- the ilvE gene encoding branched-chain-amino-acid transaminase; protein product: MSEWIYMNGEFVSRDEAKVSVFDHGFLYGDGVFEGIRVYDGVVFRLRDHIKRLYDSAKSILLDIPMTPEEMEAAVVESVRRNGLRDAYIRLIVSRGVGDLGLDPRTCSRPQVIIIVSQIRLWPKELYEQGIRVITVPTRRNAPDALNPKIKSLNYLNNVLIKIEANLAGVAEALTLNQDGYVAEGSGDNIFIVRRGVLCTPPAYLGALEGITRQVVMELAQELGYTVKEEPFTRHDVYVADEVFLTGTAAEIIAVVEVDGRTIGSGVPGPITRRLTEAFRRRVRVDGTPVYPEAARQVS